A segment of the Nitrosopumilus sp. genome:
TCCACAACAACATGTTGGACGAGGTAGAGCCATAGTTGATCCTAAAATTATTGAGGATCAAAAATGGAATACAGGACAAATACTAGAACTAACATACAATAAGAAAACACATGTAAAACTTTGGCCCGGCGTACCTGAAGAATATGGTTCAGGTATTATCAAAATAGATGGAATGACAAGACAAAATATTGGAGCTGGAATTGGTGATAAAATTTCACTAAAAACAGTTGAAGCTGTAAATGCTGAACAAATTGTTTTGTCACCAACTGAAAAGATTGCTGCAGAAGGATTGCAAGAATACATGATTTACAATTACCTTAATCATGTATTTACAACCGGAGATTCAGTATCTCTTAACACACAGATGGGAGGTAGGATTCAATTTGTTGTAACTAGCACTAAACCCTCAAAACCAGTTTTAGTTACAGAAAATACCATTTTCAAGCTTGGTGCAATGACTAAGGCAGTTGATTCATCGCATCCAAGAATTACATATGATGAACTTGGAGGCCTAAAAAATGAAGTTCAGAAAATTCGTGAAATGGTAGAATTACCCATGAGACATCCTGAATTATTTGACAAAATAGGCGTGGAAGCACCAAAAGGCGTATTGTTGTACGGTCCTCCTGGAACTGGAAAGACACTACTAGCAAAGGCTGTAGCTGGAGAAACAAATGCTCACTTTATCTCCCTAAGCGGTCCTGAAATTATGGGCAAACATTATGGAGAAAGTGAAGAGAGAATTAGAGAAATCTTTACTCAGGCTGAAGAAAATGCTCCTAGCATAATTTTCATCGATGAGATTGATTCAATCGCTCCAAAAAGAGATGAAGTTTCTGGCGAACTGGAGAAAAGAATTGTTTCACAATTACTAACCCTAATGGATGGTATGAAGTCTAGAGGTAAAGTTGTTGTAATTGCAGCTACTAACAGGCCAGATTCAATTGATCCCGCACTAAGAAGACCGGGCAGATTTGATAGAGAAATTGAAATTGGAATTCCTGATGATGAAGGACGATTCGACATTCTTTCAATTCATACACGTGGAATGCCAATTGATGGCAAAGTAGATTTAAAACAAATCTCAAAAACTACACATGGATTTGTAGGAGCTGATTTAGAAGTATTATCCAAAGAAGCTGCAATGAAATCTCTTCGTAGAATTCTTCCTGAGATTGACTATGATGAAGAAAAAATTTCATCAGAGATACTTGAAAAAATCCAAATCACAAGTGATGATTTTAGAGAGGCACTAAAAGAAGTTAGTCCTAGCGCACTCAGAGAAGTTCAAGTCCAAATTCCAAACGTAAGTTGGGATGATGTAGGTGGTTTAGATAAATTAAAGGAAGAACTCAAAGAAGCTGTTGAATGGCCAATCAAATACAGGGACGCATATGATTATGTTGATGTAAAATCTCCAAAGGGAATTCTACTTCATGGTCCTCCGGGAACTGGAAAGACATTGATAGCAAAGGCTCTTGCAAAAATGACAGAGTCTAATTTTATCAGCATTAAAGGTCCAGAATTACTTTCAAAATGGGTTGGAGAATCTGAAAAAGGAGTTAGAGAAATTTTCAGAAAAGCACGACAAGCAGCTCCATGTATCATATTCTTAGATGAAGTTGACGCACTTGTTCCAAAAAGAGGAAGTGGAGGCTCTGATTCGCATGTTACAGAAAATGTAGTGTCTCAAATCCTAACAGAAATTGATGGACTAGAAGAACTAAACAATGTCTTGATTATTGGTGCAACAAATCGATTAGACATTGTTGATGAGGCCCTTCTCAGACCAGGTAGATTTGATAGGATTATCAAGGTTCCAAATCCTGATGAAAAAGGAAGACAGAATATTTTTGAAATTCATACAAAGAACAAGCCTCTTGCAACTGATGTAAAAATCTCAGAAATTGTAAAGTTGACTAATGACTTTAGTGGTGCAGAAATTGCAGCAGTTGCAAACAGAGCAGCTATTGCAGCTTTGAAGAGATACGTCAGTGGAAAATCAAGTAATCTCAAAGAGATCAAGATAACTCAACAAGATCTTATTGATGCTGTGGATAAGGTAAAGCCTCAAAAGAAAGAGGCTTCCATACCTTCATCGATAAAATAGTCTAAATACTGAGGAAAATGACATAGAATTATGAAACTCTATCTTGATTTTGAGCCGTGTAAAGAATGCAACACAATGATGACAGAATTAAGTAGTCCTGAAATGATATTTGCTGATGAAAAGACCAGGGCAGACGAATCAGCAAAGTTTCTCAGGCATCTTACATACAATCACAACGAAGTGGTTCAAGCCGTTATGGAAGATCTTCCAAAACAGAAAAGAGATCAAGAACCTGATTTCTATGGATAGTACTCTACTTTCATTCTTAGAAACTAGCAATCATGTTGATATACGAAATTATTTTACTGTTTTGTGATATAGTAAGATGAAAACCATTCTCATTTTTAGCTTAGCCGTAATGCTTGTTTCTATTGGCTTTTCACAAATTACTTTGGCAATTGAAACAAAGCAAGAACCTCAACCGCCGCAAATTCCTGCACCTAGTCCTAGTCCTGAACCAATTCGAACACCAACCCCTGCACCAACCCCTGATCCATTTCCAGAAGAATCTGATATAGAAAAAATAGAACAACTAACTAATGAAAACAACAATCTAAAACAACAAAATAACAATCTTAAAAATCAAATTTCAATACTGAAAAATGAAAATCTAAAACAACAATTTGAAATATCTGAACTAAATGATATTGTAAAAAATCTTAAAGAAATTACCATGGAACAGATTAGAGTAATTCAGGAGTTGGTAAATAATCTAAAAGATGTGTTATTTGAAAAAACGTTTTTCTCTAGGTTTCACCTGTAATTTCCTAAAAACAATGTGTCCTTATTGATAACATGTACAAATAATTTTTCAGACGAAGTTACTTTTTAATTGATTCTAATGAATGTCCACGATTAGTGATCATTTGAATTACCGCTTCTATGGTGTAGTCTATTCCATGTTCTTCTTCAAAATGATTTCTGAATTTTTCAATCATCTCTAAAGTTTTTTCTTCATCTAGAATGTATTCGCATTCAAAACCGTAGTCTTCACATCCTAATTTCAATGTCATTTGGTCTAGAAAAATATTGAATCTATAAAAATCATAGGCATATTTTTCTGGATCAAAATGAGACAGTCATGAATTGAACCTAAATTTCTACAAATAGCTCTAATAATGTCAATTAAACTGCAATGAACATATGAAGGGTCTAGAATTTGTTTTTCTTGCAGTGGGTTCGGTTCTTGGAGCATTTCTAAGATACAAGGTTACTGAATCTCCTTTACTTTTTAACACATTACCAGTCAACGTTTTGATAGTTAATGTTCTTGGAGCATTTGTTCTTGGAGCATTTGTTCTTGGAGCATTTGTTGTATTGTCAGAACAATGGCATCTTGATGGAAGATATTCTCTATTTACCGCTGTAGGATTTTGTGGTTCGCTTACCACCATGTCCTCATTTGCACTGGATTCAAGCAATCTTCTTGAAAATAATAATTATGGAACACTTGCCATCAATGTGGTATCTAATGTAGGCCTATCAATTACAGCATTAATTGGAGGAAAGTCATTAATGAGTGCGATTGTTAATAACTAATTAGAAATGGTCTATTCGTATCAAATTGTAAAGTTTCAAACAATATCCTTTGTTCAAGGAACTAATTGGTCTCAATCAGTAGGGGATAAAGGAATTCTTTACAAATCAATAAAGGATCCATTCTCAAAACTTATAGTTCAATCTTCAAATGGCTCAAAAAAATTGTACCGTGTACCGAAAGATAGAACAGTTGTTGTGATTAATGACACTGTACATTTTCTAGGCGAATTGTCTTAAATTATTTAAAAAACTTATCCACTTGATCTCTGTATTTGAGAGCAATTTTTCCAAACTCTGCAAAGTCATCAGCTGTTGGATATTTCATTTTCATTGTAAATCGATTTACAAATACAGACAGTGCACTACCGATAATTAGATTGTAAACACCATCTGCTACATTATTTGAGTAAGGAAATGCAACCCTGATAAATGGCAAGTATGTTTCAGTTTGAGAAATCATAAGTTGAATATGTTTTTCAACAAATTCTTCAATGTCAGCATCAATTGCCATAACTATCCTTGTATTGATTTGTTATAAATAGAACTTTAATCTACAGGCGTATTTTCATTTATCTTACAATCTGTGCCATGTACTTTTCTTTCTCTTTCCTGCTTCTGGGTAGACATCTTAGTTGGCTATTACAGCAAGGACAAATAATCCCGTCAAACTCTACAAATATTTCACAATAATTACACCTTTTTTGTCCAGCAGCGTATCTACCAATTTCTGTTGGTTTAAGAGCCTTGTAATTTTTACATTTACCTATACAATAAGTCACAATATAGAGTAAAATTATCAAAAAGATAAAGCGTATGATTGCACTGCACTCACTTTTCCAAAATTATTTCTAAATCATATTGAATTTATAATACTAATTTCATTTTTTATTATTGCTTGGATTAGACAAGAAAGTATTTGGAACAATTACGACCAAAGAGGTTATTGGTGCTGATCCACCTGCAATTCCTGACACTCAAAATAATTTTGAAAAAGAACTTGTTATTTTACTCACAGAATTGACATCGAATTCAAAAATTGATCTTGAAAAACTTTTAGAAGAACAAAAAATTGCTGAAACGCATATCAATAACAGACCTGGTGCTATGGCTTTAGCTCAAGACAAGATCCAGATCTTTAATGTGTTTGACCAAAAATATGTTAAAGCAATTAAAGAAAAACAACAATCTTAATCAAATTCTATATTCTGGATTTTTAACAAAATATTATTAATTTCAAATTCCTTCTGATCTTTTTGCAATAAATCCACCTTCAGCTGCATCATCTTTGGAATTTTCAGGCGCCTTTTCAACACCTTCAGCTGCATCATCTTTGGAATTTTCAGGCGGTTTTACAAATCCACCTTCAACTGATTCTGGAGGGGGTATTTTCTTTGATTTTCCTAATCCGATTGTTGTAATAATTACTGATGATAAAATAATAAAGAAAATTAATTGTGGATATGCTTCAGCATTTGGTAAACCCAAAGTTATTGGATATGTTGCAAGCACTGCAGCTGCCAATCCTCTAGGAATCATAGAGTTTGTAACTGCTCTATCCAAAAGTGAAAATCTCTTTGTTAACGTTATTTTTCCAACAAATATTCTTCCAAAATAAACAACAACAGTAATCAAAACTCCAAATATCAAATACTCTATTTGACCAAAACTTGCCATTAAACCAACAAATACGAAGAAGAATGATCTAACCAAAAATGTCAGCTGATTATGTGTGGGATCATCTGTCTCAATTTTTGGAATTTTGAATTTTAATACTCGTGAAAGATGATTTTTGTTTCCAATCATCAAACCAAACACTAATGCAGTTAATGCACCTGATTCTCCAAATGAATTCGCCAAGAAAAATAAAACAAACAGTATTCCAAGAGTAAGCATGTATGCATGTTGAGCATTTCCAAGTTTTGTTGAAACATACATCCATGGAATTCCTACTCCAAATCCAAGTACTAGACCTACAACAATCGCTCGTCCGATGGTTTCTTGCAACGTTTCGATATCAAAATGTCCGGCAAGCACCGCTTCAAATAATATGAATGCTATGATCGTAGCCAGAATGTCCGTCAGTGCTGATTCAAAACTTAGCATCGATTTGGTTTCTTCTGAAATTTTGATATTTCTGACTAGTCCAAAAACAATTGCCGAACTGCTTCCACCTACAATGGAGCCCAACAGAATACTTTCTAGCCATGCCCACCCCAATGCAAAATGGGCAGCAAGAGAA
Coding sequences within it:
- a CDS encoding CDC48 family AAA ATPase; its protein translation is MSEIISKIEESPQQHVGRGRAIVDPKIIEDQKWNTGQILELTYNKKTHVKLWPGVPEEYGSGIIKIDGMTRQNIGAGIGDKISLKTVEAVNAEQIVLSPTEKIAAEGLQEYMIYNYLNHVFTTGDSVSLNTQMGGRIQFVVTSTKPSKPVLVTENTIFKLGAMTKAVDSSHPRITYDELGGLKNEVQKIREMVELPMRHPELFDKIGVEAPKGVLLYGPPGTGKTLLAKAVAGETNAHFISLSGPEIMGKHYGESEERIREIFTQAEENAPSIIFIDEIDSIAPKRDEVSGELEKRIVSQLLTLMDGMKSRGKVVVIAATNRPDSIDPALRRPGRFDREIEIGIPDDEGRFDILSIHTRGMPIDGKVDLKQISKTTHGFVGADLEVLSKEAAMKSLRRILPEIDYDEEKISSEILEKIQITSDDFREALKEVSPSALREVQVQIPNVSWDDVGGLDKLKEELKEAVEWPIKYRDAYDYVDVKSPKGILLHGPPGTGKTLIAKALAKMTESNFISIKGPELLSKWVGESEKGVREIFRKARQAAPCIIFLDEVDALVPKRGSGGSDSHVTENVVSQILTEIDGLEELNNVLIIGATNRLDIVDEALLRPGRFDRIIKVPNPDEKGRQNIFEIHTKNKPLATDVKISEIVKLTNDFSGAEIAAVANRAAIAALKRYVSGKSSNLKEIKITQQDLIDAVDKVKPQKKEASIPSSIK
- a CDS encoding DUF1059 domain-containing protein, with translation MTLKLGCEDYGFECEYILDEEKTLEMIEKFRNHFEEEHGIDYTIEAVIQMITNRGHSLESIKK
- a CDS encoding CrcB family protein → MKGLEFVFLAVGSVLGAFLRYKVTESPLLFNTLPVNVLIVNVLGAFVLGAFVLGAFVVLSEQWHLDGRYSLFTAVGFCGSLTTMSSFALDSSNLLENNNYGTLAINVVSNVGLSITALIGGKSLMSAIVNN
- a CDS encoding peptidase, which gives rise to MNFVILSILNLIRGQSGDAVQLSNFDTSMILDKIAELQNSIGTLSIQDGPIASAHVILLAAGVVIFLGVAGEAFFKKTGIPDVAFLMILGVIIGPVFGIIQPEAVIQVVPYFAALALIIIMFDGGLNLDIKHVVKTAHFSVTLAVVGFILSVVMISLAAHFALGWAWLESILLGSIVGGSSSAIVFGLVRNIKISEETKSMLSFESALTDILATIIAFILFEAVLAGHFDIETLQETIGRAIVVGLVLGFGVGIPWMYVSTKLGNAQHAYMLTLGILFVLFFLANSFGESGALTALVFGLMIGNKNHLSRVLKFKIPKIETDDPTHNQLTFLVRSFFFVFVGLMASFGQIEYLIFGVLITVVVYFGRIFVGKITLTKRFSLLDRAVTNSMIPRGLAAAVLATYPITLGLPNAEAYPQLIFFIILSSVIITTIGLGKSKKIPPPESVEGGFVKPPENSKDDAAEGVEKAPENSKDDAAEGGFIAKRSEGI